The Methylomonas montana genome has a window encoding:
- a CDS encoding NAD(P)/FAD-dependent oxidoreductase, whose amino-acid sequence MARIVVLGAGIGGVPMAYEMKEIVGKAHEVVVISDSPTFHFVPSNPWVPPKWRKPEDLKIELAPVMAKKGINFIQKAATKVDPANNKIDLADGSSVEYDYLVIATGPRLAFDEVPGMGPHGGYTSSVCHVDHAAVAAQDWDRFMDDPGPIVVGAVQGASCFGPAYEYLMILETELRKRKIRDRVPMTFVTSEPYIGHLGLGGVGDTKGLLESALRDKTVKWITNAKVDRIEAGMMYVTEVDDDGNEKKKHEVPFKHSMMLPAFTGVDAVRNSGAEGLTNPRGFVIVDKHQRNPTYKNIYSVGVCVALPPVEKTPVPTGTPKTGYMIESMVTATAHNIRDELAGKEPSDIPSLSALCLADLGDSGVAFLAVPQIPPRNTTWSNQGKWVHLAKIGFEKYFMRKVRKGISEPFYERMMLKLMGVVRLK is encoded by the coding sequence ATGGCTAGAATCGTAGTGTTAGGCGCGGGCATCGGCGGTGTGCCGATGGCGTACGAAATGAAGGAAATTGTCGGCAAGGCGCATGAAGTGGTGGTGATTTCGGATTCGCCGACCTTCCACTTTGTGCCGTCCAACCCTTGGGTGCCGCCGAAATGGCGCAAACCGGAAGATTTAAAAATCGAACTGGCGCCGGTGATGGCGAAAAAGGGCATCAACTTTATTCAAAAAGCCGCCACTAAAGTGGATCCGGCCAACAATAAAATCGATCTGGCCGACGGCTCTTCAGTCGAATACGACTATCTGGTCATCGCCACCGGCCCACGTCTGGCGTTTGACGAAGTGCCGGGCATGGGTCCGCATGGCGGCTACACCTCCTCAGTTTGTCATGTCGATCATGCCGCGGTTGCCGCACAGGATTGGGACAGATTCATGGATGATCCGGGGCCGATCGTCGTCGGCGCGGTACAAGGCGCCTCCTGTTTCGGCCCGGCTTACGAATATCTGATGATTCTGGAAACCGAACTGCGTAAACGCAAAATCCGCGACCGGGTGCCGATGACCTTCGTGACTTCCGAACCTTATATCGGCCATTTAGGCCTGGGCGGCGTCGGTGACACCAAAGGCTTGCTGGAAAGCGCGCTGCGGGATAAAACCGTCAAATGGATCACCAATGCCAAGGTGGATCGCATCGAAGCGGGCATGATGTATGTCACCGAAGTCGACGACGACGGCAACGAAAAGAAAAAACATGAAGTGCCGTTCAAGCATTCCATGATGCTGCCGGCCTTTACCGGCGTCGATGCGGTGCGCAATAGCGGAGCGGAGGGTTTGACCAATCCGCGCGGTTTCGTCATCGTCGACAAGCATCAACGCAATCCGACTTACAAAAACATCTATTCGGTCGGCGTCTGCGTGGCACTGCCGCCTGTGGAAAAAACCCCGGTGCCGACCGGTACCCCGAAAACCGGCTACATGATCGAATCCATGGTCACCGCGACCGCGCACAACATTCGCGACGAACTGGCCGGCAAGGAGCCTTCCGATATTCCCAGTCTGAGCGCGCTGTGTCTGGCCGATTTGGGCGACAGCGGGGTGGCGTTTCTAGCGGTGCCGCAGATTCCGCCACGTAACACGACCTGGTCGAATCAAG
- the msrB gene encoding peptide-methionine (R)-S-oxide reductase MsrB — protein sequence MTDRHDPEQAWREKLTPEQFHVCREKGTEPPFTGKYTDCDDAGIYRCVCCGHALFTSEHKFHSGCGWPSFWNPVDADSLDQQPDTSHGMQRIEVTCQSCGAHLGHVFEDGPQPTGLRYCINSVALTLEKKS from the coding sequence ATGACCGATCGACACGACCCCGAACAAGCCTGGCGCGAGAAGCTAACCCCCGAACAATTTCATGTCTGCCGTGAAAAAGGCACCGAACCGCCATTTACCGGCAAATATACCGATTGCGACGACGCCGGCATTTACCGCTGTGTCTGCTGCGGCCATGCCCTGTTTACCTCAGAGCATAAATTTCATTCCGGTTGCGGCTGGCCTAGCTTCTGGAATCCAGTCGATGCTGACAGCCTCGATCAACAACCGGATACCAGCCACGGCATGCAGCGAATCGAAGTGACCTGCCAATCCTGTGGCGCCCATCTCGGGCATGTGTTTGAGGACGGTCCGCAACCGACCGGCTTGCGCTATTGCATCAATTCCGTGGCGCTGACCCTGGAAAAAAAATCATGA